One genomic segment of Alosa sapidissima isolate fAloSap1 chromosome 13, fAloSap1.pri, whole genome shotgun sequence includes these proteins:
- the pla2g3 gene encoding group 3 secretory phospholipase A2, whose translation MPRKTVTLAWLASYLLPLLSALLSAPAAHAEIPGAAAFCFWTRTLQDGRTHQTFLRGHQRGQLVLYHALWGPDGRPQECVTSRDSAVTHGYQAECQESRPELFSRRPQRSFHTPSLFQPGVCADADVDAGVGDSAPVRHTRDLLTQQYAHTKGPRRVRAKRGLIMIPGTLWCGTGNRAANYSDLGAFPQTDECCREHDHCKHTITSFSIGYGVFNRNIFTLSHCDCDNRFKQCLQRAEDPMGFVVGYGYFNLLKMRCFEWSMQMECTERAWWGRCLSTGLVPYAEVQEPTDYNSTLTENATLPYSNQITKLYSEMTTKPDSDPTTKPDSDPTTKPDSDSTTKPDSELTTKPDSEHTTKPDSDHTTNPDSAPTTKPDSDLTTKPNSDHTTKPASDLTTKPDSDLTTKPIKDRSSELNLTTTPQPIMPTINLPDTRTDASDARTDLLNNRTDVFDHTADLRGSTARSSLLLPTTTAAAPTPSGPLRVCGVYKLLDGCRLQVPPLQEVFGLKNTELRTLYHCNCTKRLAEHMPVLEAAGLHTLMLDFVSESCFILAHTQSNDAPQSSAVLLQMPFFQPRLGWDKHPAGRRHPLDRPRKFSQSKRAKRKDLGVRLYRKCLRMHSRLQKPKRH comes from the exons ATGCCCAGGAAGACTGTAACGTTGGCATGGTTGGCATCGTACCTCCTGCCACTGCTCAGTGCCCTGCTGTCTGCCCCAGCTGCCCACGCTGAGATACCAGGGGCAGCCGCTTTCTGCTTCTGGACCCGGACCCTGCAGGACGGGCGCACTCACCAGACGTTCCTACGCGGGCACCAGAGAGGGCAGCTGGTGCTGTACCACGCCTTGTGGGGACCCGACGGGCGGCCCCAGGAGTGTGTGACCAGCCGGGACTCCGCGGTTACCCACGGCTACCAGGCGGAATGCCAGGAGAGCCGGCCGGAGCTCTTCAGCCGGAGACCCCAGAGGAGCTTTCACACACCCTCGCTGTTCCAGCCAGGAGTTTGTGCGGACGCGGACGTGGACGCGGGTGTGGGGGACAGTGCACCGGTCAGACACACTCGGGACCTGCTGACCCAGCAGTATGCTCACACAAAAGGACCCAGACGCGTCCGTGCGAAGAGAGGACTGATTATGATTCCTGGAACTCTCTGGTGTGGCACAGGCAACAGGGCGGCAAACTACAGCGACCTCg gtgcCTTTCCACAGACGGATGAGTGCTGTCGAGAACACGACCACTGCAAACACACCATCACCTCCTTCAGCATTGGCTACGGTGTCTTCAACAGAAACATCTTCACCTTATCTCACTGCGACTGTGATAACAG GTTCAAACAGTGCCTGCAGCGGGCAGAAGACCCTATGGGTTTCGTAGTGGGCTACGGCTACTTCAACCTGCTCAAGATGAGATGCTTCGAGTGGTCAATGCAGATGGAGTGCACGGAGCGCGCCTGGTGGGGCAG GTGTCTGTCGACTGGCCTGGTTCCTTATGCTGAAGTGCAAGAGCCCACAGATTACAACTCTACTCTTACAGAAAACGCCACACTGCCATACTCAAACCAAATTACCAAACTCTATTCAGAAATGACTACCAAACCAGACTCAGACCCAACTACCAAACCAGATTCAGACCCAACTACCAAACCAGATTCAGACTCAACTACCAAACCAGATTCTGAACTTACTACCAAACCAGATTCTGAACATACTACCAAACCAGATTCAGATCATACTACCAACCCAGATTCAGCTCCAACTACCAAACCAGACTCAGATCTAACTACCAAACCAAATTCAGACCATACTACCAAACCAGCCTCAGATCTAACTACCAAACCAGATTCAGACCTGACAACCAAACCCATTAAAGACCGGTCATCTGAACTCAACCTCACCACAACACCACAGCCCATCATGCCCACTATCAACCTCCCTGACACAAGAACTGACGCCTCAGATGCTAGAACCGACCTCCTGAACAACAGAACCGATGTCTTTGACCACACAGCCGATCTCCGGGGATCCACAGCCAGAAGCAGCCTCCTGCTCCCCACCACCACTGCTGCTGCGCCCACACCATCAG gtcctctgcgtgtgtgtggtgtgtataagCTCCTGGATGGCTGTAGACTACAGGTGCCACCTCTGCAGGAGGTCTTTGGTCTGAAGAACACAGAGTTACGCACACTCTATCACTGCAACTGCACCaaaag GTTAGCAGAGCACATGCCAGTGCTGGAGGCTGCTGGGCTGCACACCCTGATGTTGGACTTTGTGTCAGAGTCTTGCTTcatccttgcacacacacagagcaatgaTGCGCCACAGAGCAG TGCTGTACTGCTGCAAATGCCATTCTTCCAGCCAAGGCTAGGATGGGACAAGCATCCAGCAGGCCGGCGCCACCCACTGGACAGACCTCGCAAATTCAGCCAGAGTAAACGGGCAAAGAGGAAAGACTTGGGGGTCAGGCTGTACCGTAAATGCCTGAGAATGCATTCCCGGCTTCAGAAGCCAAAGCGGCATTGA
- the LOC121680553 gene encoding double C2-like domain-containing protein beta, which translates to MAVCQDDLTEEERRIINGVLQRAEQLETQEQQRIGRLEQELDSVRLAAHGDGVSTCLLCAVAFSARGPAAVACDQCTKWVCTQCGLQRTRGSRAVWFCRICSEEEEVSRRSGAWFFRGQTKKALAPAPSVPAPADSSTPTRYADATHTEPDDPPIDSRAPPSGTVAPAADFRVQSHPPAVTESPVCPGSVHEQCAREEHIGQKRAREECVHLPDAQEMRPHEQVTGVQQHIRAVSEVEYHGNTQSDEGNVGDSTLITGQGGPLLAEASPSLPVLPGKQSPAPPSGPPQPPPPPAAEEADGYDSDDTPTLGCLEFSLLYEGETSSLHCSIIKAKGLKPMDSNGLADPYVKLHLLPGASKANKLRTKTKKNTLNPVWNETLVYHGITGDDLQRRTLRLSVSDEDRFGHNEFIGETRVALKKLKHNQKKDYSVCLERVIPVKRTAVGGSVRGMALYDDTVTEGAEAEERGRVLVSLTYSSKKGELQVGVIRCAHLIAMDANGYSDPFIKICLQPDMGKKGKRKTQIKKKTLNPEFNEDFSFEVKHGDLAKKTLDISVWDYDRGSANDFIGGCQLGISAKGECLKHWYECLKNKDQRIERWHVLLNNQQPLSD; encoded by the exons atggCGGTGTGTCAGGATGACCTgactgaagaggagagaagaattATCAACGGGGTTCTACAACGAGCTGAGCAACTGGAGACACAGGAACAGCAACGCATCGG GCGTCTGGAGCAGGAGCTGGACAGTGTGCGTCTGGCAGCTCATGGTGACGGCGTGTCCACCTGCCTGCTGTGTGCGGTGGCCTTCAGTGCCAGGGGACCAGCTGCTGTGGCCTGCGACCAGTGCACAAAG TGGGTGTGTACACAGTGTGGTCTTCAGCGGACACGAGGCTCGCGGGCAGTGTGGTTCTGCAGGATCtgcagtgaggaggaggag GTATCGAGGAGATCTGGAGCCTGGTTCTTCAGGGGACAGACTAAGAAGGCATTGGCACCGGCTCCATCTGTCCCAGCACCTGCAGACTCCAGTACCCCAACCAGATACGCTGATGCCACTCACACAGAACCAGATGACCCACCCATAGACTCCAGAGCGCCCCCTTCAGGCACAGTAGCCCCAGCCGCAGACTTTAGGGTCCAGAGTCACCCCCCTGCAGTGACCGAGTCGCCTGTGTGCCCAGGGTCTGTGCACGAACAGTGTGCACGTGAGGAGCACATAGGTCAGAAGCGTGCACGTGAGGAGTGTGTACACTTGCCAGATGCCCAAG AAATGAGACCTCATGAACAGGTCACAGGTGTTCAACAACATATCCGAGCTGTGTCAGAGGTAGAGTACCATGGCAACACTCAGTCAGATGAGGGAAACGTTGGAGACTCAACCCTGATCACAG GACAAGGAGGCCCCCTCCTGGCAGAAGCATCTCCATCTCTGCCTGTGTTACCAGGGAAACAGAGCCCCGCCCCTCCTTCAGGCCCGCCgcagccaccaccaccgcccGCTGCAGAAGAGGCAGACGGCTACGACTCCGACGACACCC CAACTCTGGGCTGTTTGGAGTTCAGTCTGCTGTATGAAGGGGAGACCAGCAGTCTACACTGCAGCATCATCAAAGCCAAG GGCCTGAAGCCAATGGACTCCAATGGGCTCGCTGACCCCTACGTCAAGCTGCACCTGCTGCCTGGGGCCAGTAAG GCCAACAAGCTGCGCACTAAAACAAAGAAGAATACGCTCAACCCCGTCTGGAACGAGACTCTAGTTTACCATGGCATTACTGGTGACGATCTGCAGCGTCGAACGCTCAG GCTGTCCGTGAGTGACGAAGACAGGTTTGGCCATAACGAATTCATTGGCGAAACCAGAGTCGCTCTGAAGAAGCTCAAGCACAACCAGAAGAAGGATTACAGTGTATGTCTGGAGAGGGTCATCccg GTTAAGAGGACAGCAGTTGGCGGTTCTGTCCGAGGCATGGCTCTATATGATGACACG gtgacAGAGGGGGCAGAGGCGGAAGAAAGGGGGCGTGTCCTAGTGTCTCTGACCTACAGCAGTAAGAAAGGGGAGCTTCAGGTGGGAGTCATCCGCTGCGCTCACCTGATCGCCATGGACGCCAACGGCTACTCCGACCCCTTCATCAAAAT ttGTTTGCAGCCTGACATGGGGAAGAAAGGCAAACGGAAGACTCAGATAAAGAAGAAGACTCTGAACCCTGAATTTAATGag GATTTCAGTTTTGAGGTCAAACACGGTGACCTGGCCAAGAAGACACTGGACATATCTGTCTGGGACTATGACCGCGGCTCGGCCAATGATTTCATCG GTGGTTGTCAGCTGGGCATCTCTGCTAAAGGGGAATGTCTGAAGCACTGGTACGAGTGTCTGAAGAACAAAGACCAGCGGATTGAGCGCTGGCACGTGCTCCTCAACAACCAGCAGCCGCTCAGCGACTGA